Proteins from a genomic interval of Thamnophis elegans isolate rThaEle1 chromosome 2, rThaEle1.pri, whole genome shotgun sequence:
- the PYCR1 gene encoding pyrroline-5-carboxylate reductase 1, mitochondrial produces the protein MSVGFIGAGQLAFSLARGFTAAGVLAAHKITASSPDTDLPTVSGLRKMGVNFTISNKETVKNSDVLFLAVKPPIIPFILDEIGSDIEDRHIVVSCAAGVTINSIEKKLSAFCPAPKVIRCMTNTPVIVREGATVYATGTHAEVEDGQLLEQLMASVGFCTEVEEDLIDAVTGLSGSGPAYAFTALDALADGGVKMGLPRRLAVRLGAQALLGAAKMLLDSEQHPGQLKDNVCSPGGATIYALHFLESGGFRSLLINAVEASCIRTRELQCLADQEKVSPAAIKKTLMDKVKLESSSANKVSLFNKKNPGNKKQ, from the exons ATGAGTGTGGGATTCATCGGTGCGGGGCAACTCGCCTTTTCCTTAGCGAGAGGCTTCACGGCAGCAG ggGTTTTGGCAGCCCACAAGATAACAGCAAGCTCACCAGACACTGATCTCCCAACAGTATCAGGCTTGAGG AAAATGGGTGTAAATTTCACCATAAGCAACAAGGAGACGGTTAAAAACAGTGATGTCCTGTTCCTGGCAGTGAAACCTCCGATAATTCCCTTTATCTTGGATGAAATTGGCTCAGACATAGAAGATCGACATATTGTAGTCTCGTGTGCTGCTGGTGTTACTATCAACTCAATTGAAAAG AAACTTTCTGCCTTCTGCCCCGCCCCAAAAGTGATCAGGTGCATGACAAATACACCAGTCATTGTGCGGGAAGGGGCCACTGTTTATGCCACAGGCACGCATGCAGAAGTGGAAGATGGGCAGCTCTTAGAACAGCTGATGGCAAGTGTGGGCTTCTGTACTGAAGTGGAAGAAGATTTGATAGATGCTGTGACAGGACTCAGTGGCAGTGGACCTGCTTAT GCATTCACAGCCCTGGATGCCCTGGCAGATGGAGGGGTGAAGATGGGCCTTCCTCGCAGGCTAGCAGTCCGATTGGGAGCTCAAGCCTTGTTG GGAGCTGCCAAAATGCTGTTGGATTCTGAGCAGCACCCTGGACAGCTTAAGGACAATGTTTGCTCGCCAGGAGGTGCTACCATCTATGCTCTCCACTTCCTAGAGAGTGGTGGTTTCCGCTCATTGCTCATCAATGCTGTGGAGGCATCCTGCATCAGGACACG GGAACTACAGTGCTTAGCTGACCAGGAGAAAGTCTCCCCAGCTGCCATTAAGAAAACCTTAATGGATAAAGTGAAATTAGAATCTTCCTCTGCCAACAAAGTCAGCCTATTCAACAAGAAGAATCCTGGCAACAAGAAGCAGTGA